The following proteins are co-located in the Primulina tabacum isolate GXHZ01 chromosome 11, ASM2559414v2, whole genome shotgun sequence genome:
- the LOC142519780 gene encoding serine/threonine-protein phosphatase 7 long form homolog — MGFYGILCCGDFVYDNHLITALVERWRRETHTFHIRVGEATITLQDIAIIWGLNVDGDPIIGTDVSHKFNVWQGYCYDWLGFVPLQTDFGSNSLKLTTLYLHCTQTVIGENSTDIEVAQYSRCVALMVIGGCMLPDSEGCAVKLLYLHFLQDLHKVRSYSWVSAVLAYLYHELCHASGSGKQEIACPLYILQIWAWSRMIPLCPDRLGYNVIMRHENQNSGDNILLIPTYGTRWSNVFTWTQTPTYSVRIIRYVLEKMGDDQFKWLVYDLEAVDVLSLPLECRHPTLWRSVCPLICFHIVEMHRPNRVLRQFGMSQNIPIPALDGDQLHECSRRGRKNYDWVKHHRPIVDAWENRHNLIVDSELVENFSMTYDYETWYDSITRRFISPIEPQQIDYGYQPGDAYFRRVVRNEASILKNLFGGLSVDDQPHETLAEVVKKTIQTGDLLYEMSFRTPEQQHHHARSSNRRRRLRDDCVADEPSFSTPDWRQSMSIQSSTTHSLRKIN; from the exons ATGGGTTTTTATGGCATCCTCTGCTGTGGTGATTTTGTTTACGATAATCATTTGATAACTGCGCTTGTCGAAAGATGGCGCCGAGAAACTCATACTTTCCACATTCGAGTTGGCGAGGCAACAATCACACTACAAGATATTGCAATAATTTGGGGGCTTAATGTTGACGGTGATCCTATTATCGGGACTGATGTATCCCACAAGTTTAATGTATGGCAGGGTTACTGTTATGATTGGTTAGGTTTTGTACCACTACAGACAGACTTTGGATCAAATAGTTTAAAGTTGACTACTTTGTACTTACACTGTACACAAACGGTAATTGGTGAAAACAGTACAGATATAGAAGTCGCACAATACTCCCGATGTGTTGCGCTGATGGTTATTGGTGGTTGTATGTTACCCGATTCTGAAGGTTGTGCGGTCAAATTGTTGTACTTACATTTTCTGCAAGATTTGCATAAGGTTCGTAGTTATAGTTGGGTAAGCGCTGTACTTGCATATTTATATCATGAGTTGTGTCATGCATCTGGATCAGGGAAACAAGAAATCGCATGTCCTTTATACATTTTACag ATTTGGGCATGGTCTAGAATGATTCCTTTATGTCCTGACCGTTTAGGATACAACGTAATAATGCGACATGAAAATCAAAATAGCGGTGATAATATTCTTCTAATTCCAACATATGGAACAAG ATGGAGTAATGTATTCACCTGGACACAAACACCTACGTACTCTGTGCGGATCATTCGTTATGTGCTTGAAAAAATGGGAGATGATCAG TTTAAATGGCTCGTATACGACCTTGAAGCTGTGGATGTTTTGTCATTGCCCTTAGAATGTAGACATCCCACTCTCTGGCGAAGTGTGTGCCCACTGATATGTTTTCACATTGTCGAGATGCATCGCCCAAATCGAGTTCTTCGGCAATTTGGAATGTCACAAAACATTCCAATACCAGCACTTGATGGAGATCAGTTACATGAATGCTCAAGGCGGGGGCGCAAAAATTATGATTGGGTAAAACATCATAGACCAATAGTGGATGCGTGGGAAAATCGTCATAATCTGATCGTTGACAGTGAATTGGTTGAAAATTTTAGCATGACATATGATTATGAGACATGGTATGATTCTATAACTCGACGTTTCATATCTCCTATCGAGCCTCAACAAATCGATTACGGTTATCAGCCTGGAGATGCATATTTCAGACGTGTTGTG agAAATGAAGCATCAATTTTAAAGAATTTGTTTGGAGGACTCTCTGTTGACGATCAACCGCATGAAACATTAGCTGAAGTTGTTAAAAAAACTATCCAGACCGGTGATTTACTGTATGAAATGTCCTTTAGAACACCCGAGCAACAACATCATCATGCTAGGTCTTCAAACAGAAGGCGACGACTGAGAGATGATTGTGTAGCCGATGAACCATCATTCTCGACCCCTGACTGGCGACAAAGCATGAGTATACAATCTTCCACGACTCATTCCTtgcgtaaaataaattaa